From the Xiphophorus maculatus strain JP 163 A chromosome 20, X_maculatus-5.0-male, whole genome shotgun sequence genome, one window contains:
- the bcdin3d gene encoding pre-miRNA 5'-monophosphate methyltransferase: protein MATCPNLKGPDNAVNDPGAAPYGNFINYYSFNPPENRLSLIPATLLQDLGYRDGGDEPTLILDVGCNSGDLSVAIYKHLVQEPEESTVQLLGFDLDETLVERAEQTNPLHSNISFIQLDITEETNQLQDFLSQHSCSHFHLCLCLAVTMWVHLNHGDSGLLQLLSRLAAISTHLLLEAQPWKCYRSAARRLRKLGRSDFDHFKTLKIRGDVAEHATAHLERHCGMELMRSFGSTAWDRKLLLFRRR, encoded by the exons ATGGCAACATGTCCGAATCTTAAAGGTCCTGACAACGCAGTAAACGACCCCGGTGCTGCTCCGTACGGAAACTTTATAAACTATTACAGCTTTAACCCTCCGGAAAACCGCTTGAGTCTGATCCCAGCAACGCTCCTGCAGGATTTAGGCTACAGGGACGGAGGGGACGAGCCCACGCTCATCCTGGACGTGGGGTGCAACTCAGGG GACCTGAGTGTGGCCATCTACAAGCATCTTGTCCAGGAACCAGAGGAGAGCACAGTTCAGCTTCTGGGGTTTGACTTGGATGAAACTCTTGTTGAGCGCGCAGAGCAGACCAACCCTCTCCACAGCAACATCTCCTTCATCCAGCTGGACATCACTGAGGAAACCAACCAGCTGCAAGACTTCCTCAGCCAGCACAGCTGCTCCCACTTCCACCTGTGTCTGTGCCTGGCCGTCACCATGTGGGTCCACCTGAACCACGGAGACTCGggcctgctgcagctgctgtcgCGCCTCGCCGCCATCAGCACCCACCTCCTGCTGGAGGCTCAGCCCTGGAAGTGTTACCGCTCTGCAGCCCGCCGCCTCAGGAAGCTGGGCCGCTCGGACTTCGATCACTTTAAGACCCTGAAGATCCGCGGCGACGTTGCAGAACACGCCACGGCGCATTTGGAGAGACACTGCGGCATGGAGCTCATGCGGAGCTTCGGCAGCACCGCATGGGACCGGAAACTGCTGCTTTTTAGACGCAGATGa
- the LOC102228058 gene encoding cytochrome c oxidase assembly protein COX14 homolog, with translation MVTAKRLADIGYRAFSTSMMLLTAYGGYLCVMRGHRYWVKQKQLKLAAENQDTAIIKD, from the coding sequence ATGGTGACGGCAAAGCGTCTGGCTGATATCGGTTACCGCGCCTTTTCTACCTCAATGATGCTACTGACGGCATACGGAGGCTACCTGTGTGTGATGCGAGGACACCGATACTGGGTGAAgcagaaacagctgaaactGGCTGCAGAGAACCAGGACACTGCAATCATCAAAGACTGA